The Planctomicrobium piriforme genome includes the window CGATTAGCAGCCCGTTGAAAATCTCCCAGTCGGCTTGACGGGTCTGGTATTCTTCGCCGGTGTACGGAAGGCGGCAGGCAGGGAGCAATCGAGATGGCGTTGGGAGCACGGGGAGGTGAGCGGCAGGAGGAGTTCTGGCTGCCCACTCAGCAGCTCTCGTCTGGGCATGTCTTTTATGACAAGCTCAACACGGTGCTGGCACAGGCGGGCTTCGATCAGTCGCTCGAGCAACTCTGTCGGCCTTTCTACGCTGCTCAAAGACGCCCTTCGGCCCCGCCGGGCGTCTACTTCCGAATGCTGACGATCGGCTACCTGGAAGGGATCGACTCCCAGCGCGGGATTGCCTGGCGCTGCGAAGACTCGCTGTCCTTGCGGCGGTTCCTCGGGATTCCCCTGGGGAAGGAAACTCCCCACCACAGCAGCCTGACCAGAATCCGCGACCGCCTCCCCTTGAACATCCACGAACAGGCGTTTCATCAGGTGCTCTCGATTATCGACGAACAGGGCCTGCTGCGGGGGAAAACAGCGGCGGTCGATGCAACGCTGCTGGAAGCCAACGCCGCCATGAAAAGTATCGTCCGCAAAGACTCGGGCGAGGACTGGAAGGGGTACCTCAAACGCCTGATGCAAGAGCACGGATTCATCGACGAAGACGATCATCCCGGCGACTAAAAACTGCGGAAGTTCGACAAAACTCGCCACGAACAGGGGAAAAAGAAGGCTTCGAACGAAGAGTGGACCTCGCCCGCCGATCCGGGCTCTCGGATCGTCAAACTGAACACGGCCGCACGCATCTGGGCGACAAGGCCGAGCATATGGTCGACCCGGAGAGCGAAGTGATTCTCTCCGCCAGGGTGCTGCGCGGGA containing:
- a CDS encoding transposase gives rise to the protein MALGARGGERQEEFWLPTQQLSSGHVFYDKLNTVLAQAGFDQSLEQLCRPFYAAQRRPSAPPGVYFRMLTIGYLEGIDSQRGIAWRCEDSLSLRRFLGIPLGKETPHHSSLTRIRDRLPLNIHEQAFHQVLSIIDEQGLLRGKTAAVDATLLEANAAMKSIVRKDSGEDWKGYLKRLMQEHGFIDEDDHPGD